A single Anopheles maculipalpis chromosome 3RL, idAnoMacuDA_375_x, whole genome shotgun sequence DNA region contains:
- the LOC126563345 gene encoding plasminogen-like produces MSDTRTFETMEATSSSYSVYTGQRYARNQVLSNENCNQVHSYVYAQQLCTDPYIGGNFCQVIHGGPLAVVDENGPMLIGITNWVYVCSMNNPLAHIRITYFSEWIRRNSDYMFDF; encoded by the coding sequence ATGTCCGATACGCGCACGTTCGAAACGATGGAAGCTACGAGCAGCAGCTATAGCGTCTACACCGGTCAGAGATACGCGCGCAACCAGGTGTTATCAAACGAAAATTGCAACCAAGTGCACTCGTACGTGTATGCACAGCAGCTTTGCACGGATCCCTATATAGGGGGCAATTTCTGCCAAGTTATCCACGGAGGCCCGCTAGCCGTCGTGGATGAGAATGGTCCGATGCTGATAGGCATTACCAATTGGGTTTACGTCTGCTCGATGAATAATCCGCTCGCACATATTCGAATAACTTACTTTAGCGAATGGATTCGAAGGAATTCAGAttatatgtttgatttttag